A genomic segment from Leptospira fainei serovar Hurstbridge str. BUT 6 encodes:
- a CDS encoding Crp/Fnr family transcriptional regulator yields MNKIAVQAGQVIFREGDNNNTMYIVLSGTVEIFFTHKNTATRLALMKKGDFFGEMALFRAKPRTATARAVLATELAAIESKQQLEKYLLSNPEFAAKMVRILADRLANTNELLISKLNEITTKEIEYQIQD; encoded by the coding sequence ATGAATAAAATTGCCGTGCAAGCAGGACAAGTGATCTTTCGAGAAGGAGATAATAACAATACGATGTATATCGTACTCTCCGGTACGGTAGAAATTTTCTTTACGCACAAAAACACCGCCACGCGGCTCGCGCTAATGAAAAAGGGGGACTTCTTCGGGGAAATGGCCTTGTTCAGGGCTAAGCCTCGGACAGCCACTGCAAGAGCCGTTTTGGCCACCGAGCTCGCCGCAATCGAGAGTAAGCAGCAATTGGAAAAGTATCTTCTTTCAAACCCGGAATTTGCCGCTAAAATGGTACGTATTTTGGCGGATCGCCTTGCGAATACGAACGAACTTTTAATCTCGAAGTTAAACGAAATTACTACGAAAGAAATAGAATATCAGATTCAGGATTGA
- a CDS encoding putative porin: MKKQYLSIAALLFLSIFPVPTSSIYSQKIEKKDSIPAKENSGIGVPSQNEQAESRKTGFWQTFWARSSATLLMGENGGEHIFESGTKYPNLSGAKAGSRISYNRNFAYGGIELRHWWQKWELDFGYRSNGRYQRVGQGKDEDFALADFSIERGDKFGFREWSFYDTPYTFSGSKNFADGRGKLKMKQDRLSLSVRRYLGSSDPDARKNGQGLFVTGGIHYTYFKYYLYDVNQWIASDPIFYGPIGMGLSFTNTTWELPVGIGYRYSDGRWMFEGAFMGSTWYSHFRDYHYQRSLNFIGDAAGYGIEANIGGGMILDSWLFFLRLTENRLYGSGSFQTRGGISSNDVLSNAAGHYRNYLNTKQYNIEFSVTNYLEWISSK; the protein is encoded by the coding sequence ATGAAAAAACAATACCTTTCGATAGCCGCACTCTTATTCCTTTCGATATTCCCTGTCCCCACTTCATCGATATACTCACAAAAAATCGAAAAAAAAGATTCAATTCCAGCTAAGGAAAATTCCGGCATCGGAGTCCCCTCGCAAAATGAACAGGCCGAGTCCCGGAAAACCGGATTTTGGCAAACTTTTTGGGCGAGATCTTCCGCGACCCTGCTAATGGGCGAAAACGGAGGAGAGCATATCTTCGAATCCGGTACAAAATATCCGAATCTTTCGGGGGCAAAGGCCGGATCTAGAATCTCGTATAATCGAAATTTTGCCTATGGAGGAATCGAACTTAGACATTGGTGGCAAAAATGGGAACTCGACTTCGGATACAGAAGTAACGGACGATACCAAAGAGTAGGGCAGGGCAAGGACGAAGATTTTGCCCTGGCTGATTTTTCCATCGAAAGGGGAGATAAGTTCGGATTCCGGGAATGGAGTTTTTACGATACACCCTATACGTTCAGCGGTTCGAAGAATTTTGCCGACGGAAGGGGAAAATTGAAAATGAAACAGGATAGGCTTAGCTTATCCGTCCGAAGATATTTAGGATCCAGCGATCCCGACGCGCGCAAAAACGGCCAAGGCCTTTTCGTGACGGGCGGAATTCATTATACTTATTTTAAATATTATCTTTACGATGTGAACCAATGGATCGCATCCGACCCCATCTTTTACGGACCTATCGGAATGGGGCTGAGCTTTACCAATACTACGTGGGAACTTCCGGTAGGAATCGGGTATAGATATTCCGACGGCCGATGGATGTTCGAAGGAGCGTTCATGGGGAGCACATGGTATTCCCATTTCAGAGATTATCATTATCAACGGAGCTTGAATTTTATAGGAGATGCGGCTGGCTACGGAATAGAAGCGAATATAGGAGGAGGGATGATCCTGGATTCATGGCTATTCTTCCTGCGATTGACAGAAAATAGGCTATATGGATCGGGCAGTTTTCAGACCAGAGGAGGCATCAGTTCGAATGATGTTTTGTCAAACGCGGCAGGGCATTATAGAAATTATTTGAATACGAAACAGTATAATATCGAATTCTCCGTTACGAACTACCTGGAATGGATTTCGTCAAAATAG
- a CDS encoding ParA family protein, giving the protein MKARTLEIHEILSEYALSSEEEFRKKAEAWGIPVQGKGKYKEEVLDKYFRKKKTKGFESVVIAVSNQKGGEGKTTVSICLAEALAKSGRPVLLIDWDAQANITQLYAGQVEKSIFHTLGYRGDETVSMSEIIVNLAPNLDLVPSSIHLANFTTPYERDDFELLKDALLPVRSSYEYIIIDCPPSLGLILENALIASDLVLVPIQTRAFSVQGLKDLHGTIEKIRKKANPDLGLLGAVLNQYEDSRALSGLADAIRKYFPVFDSVVYRREAIPQSQAKRKLLSEYDPKAMQMFSALAEEVVRRANGKES; this is encoded by the coding sequence ATGAAAGCGAGGACGTTGGAAATTCATGAGATTCTTTCGGAATACGCGTTAAGCTCCGAAGAAGAGTTTCGAAAAAAAGCCGAAGCTTGGGGGATCCCCGTTCAAGGAAAAGGGAAATACAAGGAAGAAGTGTTGGATAAATACTTTCGCAAGAAAAAAACAAAAGGTTTTGAATCGGTGGTGATTGCTGTTTCCAATCAGAAAGGCGGAGAAGGCAAAACCACCGTATCTATTTGTCTCGCGGAAGCTTTGGCGAAGTCCGGGCGTCCGGTGCTTTTGATAGATTGGGATGCCCAGGCAAATATAACTCAATTATATGCCGGCCAAGTCGAAAAGTCGATATTTCATACCTTGGGCTATAGGGGTGATGAAACTGTTTCGATGTCGGAGATTATCGTAAATCTCGCGCCGAATTTGGATTTAGTTCCGTCTTCCATTCATCTTGCAAATTTCACGACGCCGTATGAAAGAGATGATTTCGAATTGTTGAAGGACGCGCTTTTACCTGTTCGATCCTCTTATGAATATATTATAATAGATTGCCCTCCGTCTCTCGGACTGATTTTAGAAAACGCTTTGATCGCCTCCGATCTTGTACTCGTTCCGATTCAAACCCGGGCGTTTAGTGTGCAAGGTCTAAAGGATCTTCATGGAACCATCGAAAAAATTCGTAAGAAAGCAAATCCTGATTTGGGACTGTTAGGCGCGGTATTGAATCAATACGAAGATTCGAGGGCTTTGTCCGGATTGGCGGACGCCATTCGGAAATATTTTCCCGTATTCGATTCGGTGGTTTACCGTCGGGAAGCTATTCCGCAATCACAGGCTAAAAGAAAATTGTTATCGGAATACGATCCCAAGGCGATGCAGATGTTTTCGGCTTTAGCCGAAGAGGTGGTAAGGAGGGCGAATGGCAAAGAGAGCTGA
- a CDS encoding DUF4870 domain-containing protein codes for MKYEDLEKLNSLKEKGAISQEEYEAEKKKILETPYPKQNDRLGMTVNQYCMLLHLSLYSVFVFPVVGMLVPLVLWLIEKDSDPDVDAHGQIVVNWMISSLIYGIIFGILCIVLIGIPFILLLGVCYVLFPIIGAVKANNGIKWEYPLSLRFLKKETP; via the coding sequence ATGAAATACGAAGACCTAGAAAAACTAAACAGTCTCAAAGAAAAGGGTGCGATCTCTCAGGAAGAATATGAGGCGGAGAAAAAGAAGATTTTAGAGACTCCTTATCCGAAACAGAATGATCGCTTAGGAATGACGGTCAATCAATACTGCATGCTGTTACATTTGTCTTTATATTCCGTATTCGTATTTCCCGTCGTCGGCATGCTGGTGCCGCTCGTTCTGTGGTTGATCGAAAAAGATTCGGACCCGGATGTCGATGCACACGGCCAAATCGTCGTCAATTGGATGATCAGCTCCTTGATCTACGGAATAATTTTCGGAATTCTATGCATCGTTCTGATTGGAATTCCATTTATTCTTCTTTTGGGTGTATGTTATGTTTTGTTCCCGATTATCGGAGCGGTGAAAGCCAATAACGGAATCAAATGGGAATATCCTTTAAGCCTGCGCTTCTTAAAAAAAGAAACGCCTTAA
- the hemH gene encoding ferrochelatase, with translation MKNRLLLLNLGGPRSSAEIPKFLLDLFEDPFVFDLSVPEFLRKWMARKIAVSRAKKVAETYASMGFGGGSPLVSETEKQAEELRKLLEESGEKWEVRIAMSCGFPDLRDLGEDWTDPRKGVIILPLYPQYSRSTVLSTAMLLKKKLGFCPSGHPGWVPPFSNRPEYLESVKNLILDYFQGNLKSEAFLHLQNGSVQNWQEMDLIFSAHGIPVKLIQKGDVYVQQIKRNVSDLESLLRADGFHGKIHLSFQSRVGPAKWTSPNTLDKIAELAAKNVKRIAIYPISFVSDHLETLEEIGVQIRDHALSLGVTEYYRIPAPGIYPAFLEALSKFVFEAKIAVERGGTGECLCRLCGGYDPKREKTVCLAR, from the coding sequence TTGAAAAACAGACTCCTTCTTTTAAATTTAGGCGGGCCGAGAAGCTCCGCGGAAATTCCAAAATTCCTACTGGACCTCTTCGAAGATCCGTTCGTTTTTGATCTCTCCGTCCCGGAGTTTTTAAGAAAATGGATGGCCAGGAAAATAGCTGTCTCTAGGGCAAAAAAAGTGGCCGAGACATACGCATCGATGGGCTTTGGGGGAGGATCTCCCTTAGTATCCGAAACGGAAAAACAAGCCGAAGAATTGCGTAAGCTTTTGGAAGAATCCGGAGAAAAATGGGAAGTTCGGATCGCGATGAGTTGCGGCTTCCCGGACTTGAGAGATCTGGGAGAAGATTGGACGGATCCAAGAAAAGGAGTTATTATTTTGCCTTTATATCCGCAATACTCTCGATCGACGGTCCTTTCGACTGCGATGTTGCTAAAGAAAAAATTAGGATTTTGTCCTTCCGGTCACCCAGGGTGGGTGCCGCCGTTCTCAAACCGTCCCGAATATCTAGAATCCGTAAAGAATCTGATTTTAGATTACTTCCAAGGAAATCTGAAGTCTGAGGCGTTTCTTCACTTGCAAAACGGAAGTGTACAAAACTGGCAAGAAATGGATCTCATTTTCAGCGCTCACGGAATTCCCGTTAAATTGATCCAAAAAGGAGACGTATACGTTCAACAAATCAAGCGAAACGTTTCGGATTTAGAATCGCTATTGAGAGCCGACGGGTTTCACGGTAAGATCCATCTTTCTTTTCAAAGTAGAGTAGGGCCGGCAAAATGGACGAGCCCGAACACCCTGGATAAAATTGCGGAACTGGCCGCAAAAAATGTCAAGAGAATTGCGATCTATCCGATTAGCTTTGTCAGCGACCATCTAGAAACTCTGGAGGAGATCGGAGTCCAAATAAGGGACCATGCTCTTTCTCTGGGCGTGACGGAATATTATCGAATCCCTGCGCCGGGAATTTACCCCGCCTTTTTAGAGGCGTTAAGTAAGTTCGTCTTCGAAGCTAAAATCGCGGTAGAGAGGGGAGGGACGGGTGAATGTCTCTGCAGACTCTGCGGAGGATACGACCCTAAGCGCGAAAAGACGGTTTGCTTAGCGCGCTGA
- a CDS encoding NADPH-dependent FMN reductase, producing the protein MKIGIIVGSHRKESQSAKVGGFLALKLKEMSVQTWIFDLGKTRLPIWDESFWDGGLEWDSLWKPIDTELRSCDGFVVVTPEYAGMASPALKNFFLYAGLPQLGHKPALLAGVSAGRGGAFPVDELRSSSYKNSKLCYIPEQLLFRDAEHLINPGDPISQEDSYIRERSVFALKVLIAYSEALSEVRESGVTEDPRFKNGMS; encoded by the coding sequence ATGAAAATAGGAATTATCGTAGGATCGCATCGAAAAGAATCTCAATCCGCAAAAGTGGGAGGATTTCTTGCTTTGAAGTTAAAGGAGATGTCGGTTCAAACTTGGATTTTCGATTTAGGGAAAACGAGGTTGCCGATTTGGGATGAAAGTTTTTGGGATGGCGGCCTGGAATGGGATTCTCTCTGGAAACCGATCGATACGGAACTTAGAAGCTGCGACGGCTTTGTAGTAGTTACTCCCGAGTATGCCGGGATGGCGAGTCCCGCTCTGAAGAATTTCTTTTTATACGCCGGGTTGCCCCAGCTTGGTCATAAGCCCGCGTTACTCGCCGGTGTTTCTGCCGGTCGAGGAGGAGCTTTTCCGGTGGATGAGCTTCGCTCAAGCAGTTACAAGAATAGCAAACTTTGCTATATCCCGGAACAATTGCTCTTTCGGGACGCCGAACACCTAATCAATCCTGGCGACCCTATTTCCCAAGAAGATTCGTATATACGTGAAAGAAGCGTTTTTGCGCTTAAGGTTCTTATCGCGTATTCGGAAGCCCTTTCCGAAGTCAGGGAATCGGGGGTCACGGAGGATCCTCGATTCAAAAACGGGATGTCTTGA
- the hemG gene encoding protoporphyrinogen oxidase, which yields MAKSIPDRVIIGAGFTGLVHAFLAIEKGESVLVLEKRDGTGGLIRSVRTEYGIVETAANGILNCWELEKLASRLGLDILLPDSASRRRYIFSDGKPRRLPLKLGEIIRLVYGAVSKPSKPEPGESVLRWGKRVLGEGAVSKIVEPALGGIYAGDLDLMSAEFVFGKFLPEDQTLWNNLRTYSKSLKSKPRLAPARRGTVSFRGGIGTLVRAMEARVIQDGKILYNEDISSLRELRKRFPGAKITIATGLASSLRILKSEFPELKTYQGVLELLPIVSVTRFGRDSVLKGKKGFGILFPKDHKSFSSELGLRVRGILFNDFIWPSRAEKGIHSETYVYGGAGDREIATKSEDEIINIVEDDRKKLIPDSLDPVNHYVTVWKEALPVYGPQLYAFNKDLDRILPADIKVEGNFRQGIGLKSILERAFAGN from the coding sequence GTGGCAAAATCCATTCCAGATCGAGTTATTATTGGCGCCGGATTTACAGGCCTCGTCCACGCATTTCTCGCAATCGAGAAAGGAGAATCCGTCCTGGTTTTGGAAAAGAGGGACGGGACCGGCGGTTTAATCCGTTCGGTTCGTACCGAATATGGCATCGTAGAGACGGCTGCAAATGGAATCCTGAATTGTTGGGAATTGGAGAAGCTTGCTTCCCGATTGGGTTTGGACATTCTGCTTCCCGATTCCGCTTCCCGAAGAAGATATATATTTTCCGATGGAAAACCGAGACGGTTGCCGTTGAAGTTGGGCGAGATTATCCGGTTAGTTTACGGTGCGGTCTCAAAACCGTCCAAACCGGAGCCCGGCGAATCCGTGCTCCGTTGGGGAAAGCGGGTATTGGGCGAAGGTGCAGTATCTAAAATCGTCGAACCGGCGTTAGGTGGAATTTACGCCGGAGATTTGGATCTGATGTCCGCCGAGTTTGTTTTCGGTAAATTTCTGCCGGAAGATCAAACTCTCTGGAATAATTTAAGAACATATTCGAAATCCTTAAAGAGTAAACCGAGGCTTGCGCCTGCAAGACGCGGTACGGTTAGTTTTAGGGGCGGAATCGGCACTTTAGTCCGAGCTATGGAAGCCAGAGTGATTCAAGACGGAAAGATTTTGTATAATGAAGATATATCCAGCTTGCGCGAACTTAGGAAGAGATTCCCGGGCGCCAAGATTACGATTGCTACCGGTTTGGCATCTAGTTTGAGAATTTTAAAGAGCGAATTTCCTGAATTGAAAACCTATCAAGGAGTTTTGGAGTTATTGCCGATTGTAAGCGTCACTAGATTCGGCAGAGATTCCGTCTTAAAAGGGAAGAAAGGATTTGGAATACTTTTTCCTAAAGATCATAAATCATTTTCTTCGGAATTAGGGCTGCGGGTCAGGGGAATTTTGTTCAACGATTTTATCTGGCCTAGTCGAGCGGAAAAAGGAATTCACTCCGAAACCTACGTCTACGGCGGAGCCGGAGATCGGGAAATTGCAACTAAGTCGGAGGATGAAATTATTAATATTGTAGAGGACGATAGGAAGAAATTAATTCCTGACAGTCTTGATCCCGTTAATCATTATGTGACGGTATGGAAGGAAGCCTTGCCGGTGTACGGGCCGCAGCTTTATGCATTTAATAAAGATTTGGATAGGATCCTTCCCGCTGATATCAAAGTTGAAGGAAACTTTCGGCAAGGGATCGGCTTAAAGTCCATTTTAGAAAGGGCATTTGCAGGAAATTAA
- a CDS encoding LA_0442/LA_0875 N-terminal domain-containing protein: MVLILFILPAAIFPVTILLREGGKIKGDLVTQNQSSVVVQTESGKRAINKKLILKVLYKDVSDDEEEKIRASEEKKIANTKREFVEKEQARQLQQQQEEADRLRREEEQRRAVQEVPKQDAIEPGKALFRSAVLPGWGQFYSDRKVFGVLWPTLMAAAGFASYDKYRVYRNAVRDYGTLGNPYSQTAIIGTALGVNAVYLPPTSSDPLTQYVLDQNYNLIRQKRAEADRDFQHYQEALYALGTIYLLNLVDAYFFANFGRNLVKVSDGTNPGLVLSVLPSNVGQANLSSTGSSSSTFSETKYSFGYRFSF; encoded by the coding sequence ATGGTTCTCATCCTGTTTATATTACCGGCGGCAATATTTCCGGTGACCATTCTGTTGCGCGAAGGCGGCAAAATAAAAGGCGATCTAGTCACGCAAAATCAATCATCGGTAGTGGTTCAAACCGAATCAGGCAAACGTGCAATCAATAAAAAGTTAATCTTAAAAGTCTTGTATAAGGACGTAAGCGACGACGAGGAAGAAAAGATTCGCGCTTCCGAGGAAAAGAAGATCGCCAATACCAAGCGAGAATTCGTAGAAAAAGAACAAGCTCGGCAGCTACAACAGCAACAGGAAGAAGCGGATCGGCTTAGGCGGGAAGAAGAGCAGCGTAGAGCGGTTCAGGAAGTTCCTAAGCAGGATGCGATAGAACCTGGAAAGGCATTGTTTCGTTCGGCAGTGTTGCCCGGATGGGGACAATTTTATAGCGATCGAAAAGTTTTCGGGGTACTTTGGCCGACTTTAATGGCGGCGGCGGGCTTTGCTTCTTACGATAAGTATAGAGTCTATCGCAATGCGGTTAGAGATTACGGAACATTAGGAAATCCTTATTCTCAGACCGCGATCATAGGAACTGCTTTAGGAGTGAATGCAGTATACCTTCCTCCGACGTCTTCGGACCCGTTGACCCAATACGTTCTGGATCAGAATTACAATCTAATTCGCCAAAAACGGGCGGAGGCCGATCGGGACTTTCAACATTATCAAGAAGCTCTATACGCATTAGGCACCATTTACCTACTTAATTTAGTCGATGCTTATTTCTTTGCCAACTTTGGCAGAAATTTAGTAAAAGTTTCCGACGGCACAAATCCCGGTCTCGTCTTATCGGTGTTACCTTCGAATGTCGGCCAAGCAAATTTAAGCTCCACAGGATCTTCTTCCTCAACTTTTTCGGAAACCAAATATTCGTTCGGTTATAGATTCAGTTTCTAA
- a CDS encoding acyltransferase family protein yields MNSILSSSLEGVGLLFLAILLLFIPSFRSLFDHRANQPHAKPKARSAVVDFIRGISISGIVAIHLASYYKFFGPNEPFSTWALSVSNLARFSVPAFLISSGIYLSYSSPSSYWKPKFSGLVLPYTCVFLVGATVKFGLPPDWRQWILAYLKGSLFAPFYFVPLMIQAYVFFPFILRSLHKIPWAILFTVSLTINIISNHIFDYVDLGFKTWEPVLLTHFIFFFMAGILSAAKFRHPSLLETILGNIPKGNPFWKLLGALLLVYALVSIILTFKFDFEVSNHLIFYPLGMFLILFHWGNHIEAKGTPPLPYRILCSLGKGSLGIFLLHPIVIHFFHSQNPFDPWWIQVPFYFFTWAVNLALPWLIWDGGARILRLFKKPQTPD; encoded by the coding sequence ATGAATTCTATCCTTTCCTCAAGCTTAGAAGGCGTCGGATTGCTATTCCTAGCGATCCTTCTCCTTTTTATTCCTTCTTTTCGTTCCCTATTCGACCACCGCGCTAACCAACCTCATGCCAAACCGAAAGCCAGGAGTGCGGTCGTCGATTTTATCCGTGGAATTTCCATTTCCGGAATTGTCGCCATCCATCTAGCTTCTTATTACAAGTTTTTCGGACCGAATGAACCTTTTTCGACTTGGGCTTTGTCTGTGTCCAATCTAGCTCGGTTTTCCGTTCCCGCCTTTCTAATATCATCGGGAATCTACCTCTCGTACTCGAGTCCTTCCTCTTACTGGAAACCCAAGTTTTCGGGGTTAGTCTTACCCTACACCTGTGTATTCCTCGTCGGAGCGACCGTAAAATTCGGGCTCCCCCCCGATTGGCGGCAATGGATTTTAGCCTACTTGAAAGGGTCCTTGTTCGCCCCGTTTTATTTCGTTCCCTTGATGATACAAGCCTACGTATTCTTTCCTTTCATCCTCCGGTCCCTTCATAAAATTCCTTGGGCGATTCTTTTCACTGTCTCGCTAACGATTAACATAATCTCCAATCATATTTTCGATTATGTCGACTTGGGATTTAAAACCTGGGAGCCAGTTTTATTGACTCATTTTATATTCTTTTTTATGGCGGGAATTCTTTCCGCGGCGAAATTTCGTCACCCGTCTCTACTGGAAACCATACTCGGGAATATTCCGAAAGGGAACCCGTTTTGGAAATTGCTCGGTGCCCTTTTGCTCGTTTATGCCTTGGTCAGCATTATATTAACCTTCAAGTTTGATTTTGAAGTCTCAAATCATCTGATTTTTTATCCGTTAGGAATGTTTTTGATTTTATTTCATTGGGGGAATCATATCGAAGCGAAAGGAACGCCTCCCCTCCCCTATCGCATTCTTTGCTCTTTAGGAAAAGGAAGTCTAGGAATCTTCCTATTGCATCCGATCGTAATTCATTTTTTTCATTCCCAAAATCCGTTTGATCCTTGGTGGATCCAAGTCCCATTTTACTTCTTCACATGGGCAGTAAATCTAGCGCTCCCCTGGTTGATCTGGGATGGCGGAGCCAGGATATTACGTCTCTTTAAAAAACCCCAAACGCCGGACTAA
- the hemN gene encoding oxygen-independent coproporphyrinogen III oxidase has translation MKSQLNLIEKYDVPAPRYTSYPTVPYWEDNPTRSEWLKAVRDRVLPENSSVALYLHIPFCETLCSFCGCNTSITKNHTVEEPYIETLLAEFANYVKAVPELPKRELRELHLGGGSPTYLSESNLKALLTPILSSWKTAERPEFSLEVDPRRTRLTQLEVLKDFGFTRISLGVQDFDAEVQRLVNRIQPYELTAGITDGARKLGYTSVNFDLIYGLPKQTKESIRDTILKTLQLRPDRIAFYSYAHVPWIKAAQRLFTEDDLPKGSEKRELYEIGREMFLNAGYKEIGMDHFALETDSLYAASLDGTLHRNFMGYTTRSTELLLGMGVSAISDSWDCFYQNEKILKKYQRRIQEDGHALLRGHKLTSEDLRQRELVLKLSTTGRVDIPEEIFEEVRLYLASMEDDTLIRWDGHTLVLTDVGKPFLRNACTGLDLRLRRKSPESKVFSQSI, from the coding sequence ATGAAATCACAATTAAATCTGATAGAAAAATATGATGTTCCCGCTCCGCGTTATACTAGTTATCCGACGGTTCCATATTGGGAGGATAACCCCACACGTTCGGAATGGTTGAAGGCCGTTCGAGATAGAGTTCTTCCTGAAAATTCGTCCGTTGCATTGTACTTACATATTCCCTTTTGCGAAACGTTGTGTTCTTTTTGCGGATGCAATACTTCGATTACTAAAAACCACACTGTGGAAGAACCGTATATCGAGACCCTATTAGCGGAATTTGCGAATTATGTGAAGGCGGTCCCGGAGTTACCGAAGCGCGAATTGAGAGAACTGCATCTCGGAGGAGGCTCTCCCACTTACCTCTCCGAATCCAATTTGAAAGCGCTTCTAACTCCGATTCTGAGCTCTTGGAAAACGGCGGAAAGACCCGAGTTTTCCTTAGAAGTGGATCCTAGAAGAACCAGGTTGACTCAACTAGAAGTCTTAAAGGATTTCGGATTTACGAGAATCAGTTTGGGAGTTCAGGATTTCGATGCCGAAGTCCAAAGATTAGTGAACCGAATCCAACCCTACGAGCTTACTGCCGGCATTACGGATGGAGCTCGAAAATTGGGCTACACGTCGGTAAACTTCGACCTTATCTACGGACTGCCTAAGCAAACTAAAGAAAGTATACGGGATACTATATTAAAAACTTTGCAATTACGTCCGGACAGGATCGCGTTTTACAGTTATGCACATGTCCCTTGGATTAAGGCAGCTCAGAGATTGTTTACCGAGGACGATCTTCCAAAAGGATCGGAAAAAAGAGAGCTCTACGAAATCGGGAGAGAGATGTTCCTAAACGCGGGTTACAAAGAAATAGGTATGGATCATTTTGCGCTCGAAACGGATTCACTGTATGCTGCCTCTTTGGACGGAACTCTTCATCGTAATTTCATGGGGTATACGACTCGCTCTACGGAGCTTCTCTTAGGCATGGGAGTCTCGGCTATTTCGGATAGCTGGGATTGTTTTTATCAGAATGAAAAAATTCTGAAGAAATACCAAAGAAGAATTCAGGAAGACGGCCATGCGCTGCTTAGAGGACATAAGCTGACTTCCGAGGATTTGCGACAACGCGAATTGGTTCTGAAGCTCTCTACGACAGGCAGAGTTGATATTCCCGAGGAGATTTTCGAGGAAGTTAGGCTCTATTTAGCCTCCATGGAGGACGATACTTTAATTAGGTGGGATGGTCATACCCTCGTTCTTACGGATGTCGGTAAGCCTTTTCTTCGAAACGCTTGTACAGGTCTGGACCTGCGATTAAGAAGAAAAAGTCCTGAAAGTAAGGTTTTCTCGCAATCTATTTGA
- a CDS encoding ParB/RepB/Spo0J family partition protein, which translates to MAKRADFAGMDLLTAFGGEDSSRKEITIQDILPNPEQPRVFGREEVGDLTESMRRLGLIEPIVVRKVGKKFQIVAGERRYQAAKSLGWKSIAAVETDASEDRCYEMALAENEKRKSLNPWEVGRAIQYLRKEKKKTADEVAKLLGYTERYVKQLSSIARLDQKSVGDLLRSGKDASVKNLESLLKRKEGRGGEMISPRKTVEKVTLDLKSLPVKTRDSFLRDLAVLKKKYGLN; encoded by the coding sequence ATGGCAAAGAGAGCTGATTTTGCTGGGATGGATCTATTGACCGCGTTCGGCGGGGAAGATTCTTCTCGAAAAGAGATCACGATTCAGGACATTCTTCCTAACCCGGAGCAGCCGCGAGTTTTCGGGAGAGAAGAAGTCGGCGATTTGACCGAATCGATGCGAAGGCTGGGATTAATCGAGCCGATCGTGGTTAGAAAAGTCGGTAAGAAGTTTCAGATAGTCGCGGGAGAAAGGCGCTATCAGGCCGCCAAATCCTTGGGCTGGAAATCCATCGCCGCGGTGGAAACGGACGCGTCGGAAGATCGATGCTACGAAATGGCCCTAGCGGAGAACGAAAAACGTAAAAGTTTGAATCCCTGGGAAGTCGGACGAGCGATTCAATATCTCCGAAAAGAAAAAAAGAAAACCGCGGATGAAGTCGCAAAATTACTCGGCTACACGGAGCGGTATGTCAAGCAATTGAGTTCCATCGCTAGATTGGACCAGAAATCCGTAGGCGACCTGCTGCGAAGCGGGAAGGACGCCTCGGTAAAGAATCTGGAAAGCCTGTTAAAGCGCAAGGAAGGCAGAGGGGGTGAAATGATTTCACCCCGGAAAACCGTCGAGAAAGTAACCTTGGATTTGAAATCCCTTCCCGTCAAAACTCGCGATTCTTTTTTGCGGGACCTCGCGGTTTTAAAGAAGAAATACGGACTAAATTGA